The Flavobacterium sp. 102 genomic interval AGTTCGATACCTAAATCGGTGAACAAACCTGTTAAATGAGTAGTTCTCACCGTTGATTGAGATACTTTGGTCACCAATGAATTTTGAATACCCATGGCAAAAAGCAATAGAAAAGCTTCTACTTTTCCATATAGATCATAAATACTTGATGCGCCAAAAAAAAATGCAACGCAGGACAGAATCGTAATTTCTAGAGCAATTGGAACTACATGAGCCAATTTTGGTCGCTTCTGTAAAACTAATTCCACAATGGTATTGGCGGTAAATGAACCCAATAAAAAGCAAAGTGTAAAAACCAAAAAAGTAATGGCGATGGCATAATCCTTACGCAGAATCTCTTCGGCAAAAAATGCGAAATGTCCGGTTACATTAGTGGTAAGCGTTTTTAACGATAAAACACCTGTAATATTCACGATACCGGCAACGAAAGATAATAATGTTGCTAATCGCAGATTATGAATAAAAGTTCGCGCATTGCCTTGGTGTCTAAACATAAATTAAAAGTACTTGCAGTTATAGTTTAGACGCTTTTCCATCGGATTAAAGTTTAAAAAAAATAAATTTTCCGCCACCTTGTTCTAAAGTCATTTGTTTATCGGCGACGTTAAACTTTAACTTAATTCCGGCTTGTACAAATTCAAAAACATCTGTTTCGGTAGCTTCTAAAGGAAATTCACCTTGTCCTGTAGCTTGCGCAAAAAGTTTGTTGCCCTTTTTAGTAACGCTAATTTTCATTACCAATTCCTGACTGTTGTAGTTTCCTAAATATTTGTCCAGGTCTTCCGAACTCAATTCAACCGCTTTAAAGGTTGGAATCTCAAACGGAATTTGGTAGTAATTTTTCATCACAGCAAGCAAGATATCATTGTTTGGATAAACGCTACCGTTGGAAGTAATAGCAACCGACAACTTATTATCCGGGAAATAGGTGAGTACAGAAGTAAATCCGTCAATGCCACCGGTATGACCGTATCCTTTTTTATCATTAAAAGGGATTTCAAAAATGCCCATGCCATAATCTTCTTGAATGGTTTTCATTTGATCTAAACTCTTTGTCGTGATTACTTTTCCGGCAAAAAGGTTTTCAATGAAAATGGTCAAATCTGTTGGGTTAGAAACTATAGCACCGGCGCCCATTGGGATGGACATATCTGTTTCTTTCTCATGGTTCCAAGTTTCGGTGAATGAAAAGGAATAGCATTCGTTGTTGGCAAGATTGGTTTTGCTTCCCAAATATGTATTTTTCAATCCTAAAGGCTTTACAATTTTTTCAGACAAAATCTCTTTATAAGGCTTTTTATAAACTTTCTCCAAGATATAACTCAATAACACGTAGTT includes:
- a CDS encoding YoaK family protein, whose translation is MFRHQGNARTFIHNLRLATLLSFVAGIVNITGVLSLKTLTTNVTGHFAFFAEEILRKDYAIAITFLVFTLCFLLGSFTANTIVELVLQKRPKLAHVVPIALEITILSCVAFFFGASSIYDLYGKVEAFLLLFAMGIQNSLVTKVSQSTVRTTHLTGLFTDLGIELSQLFFYKKPEQQTKLKTNIYLRLSIITFFFIGCVVGGYAYSYLQIKTLLIASIVLVIALFYDYLRLKFFVITRKSFEL
- a CDS encoding serine hydrolase — translated: MIKKRSLGILFLFFVSVSFAQQLNTVKLDSLFAVLEAKNKYMGSIAVRENGKIIYTKAVGKVDIGLKQKVTTATKYRIGSITKMFTSCLIFKAVEENKLTLDKTIDVYFPSVPNANKITVGNLLNHRSGIYNFTNSGEFMSYYTQPKTEAEMVAIIAKSKSVFEPNSKADYSNSNYVLLSYILEKVYKKPYKEILSEKIVKPLGLKNTYLGSKTNLANNECYSFSFTETWNHEKETDMSIPMGAGAIVSNPTDLTIFIENLFAGKVITTKSLDQMKTIQEDYGMGIFEIPFNDKKGYGHTGGIDGFTSVLTYFPDNKLSVAITSNGSVYPNNDILLAVMKNYYQIPFEIPTFKAVELSSEDLDKYLGNYNSQELVMKISVTKKGNKLFAQATGQGEFPLEATETDVFEFVQAGIKLKFNVADKQMTLEQGGGKFIFFKL